One Carassius gibelio isolate Cgi1373 ecotype wild population from Czech Republic chromosome A7, carGib1.2-hapl.c, whole genome shotgun sequence DNA window includes the following coding sequences:
- the LOC128016966 gene encoding E3 ubiquitin-protein ligase Arkadia isoform X5, with product MKSEIPSDVRRKQDPLKGPLANPEPMETAKSFPAEMDVISKVGSDFPSPLCPETRHRPSRDAGGRRDCERGLTGRKKRKFQQPGPSYCSLKESPVSEATLTPPHHRPMLLETHSEDERIPESSLSDCASSPSSSLRFGDSDTLSSEEDGRPMTVRQQQLKAPGSASTGSAGGGTGTAVGMRSIAARTRASRSHKWARLEPESNHVKRPCLSSRRPLHRKRFVKGGAGGGAQRTPKQKERLLLQRKKREVIARKKYALLHSTSSSSEELTSDSSSPSSTEAEDELYVDVSSSSSQASTVAVASGVLDEDVVVIEATPAPAVPASEEINVTSTDSEVEIVTVGDAFRLRSVGSHGRMHWGPSCSQSRAQEGRGRHRLSTVIQPLRQSAGEVVDLTVDEDESPREGPGPSSSCSAAAPDSTLAVQSHGEVPGPSITNTTATEDERRRSLSSENGGVAMPRLPSCCPQHSPCSGPSSGHLSIGHTHSGCMQSGTTPQSGPQHSGSQHSHGHSHHFHHHHHTTPVPPSITFPESSCPLERPTAMPAPCGGVTSSNQYHDQQTLPVDLSSSAVRSSGSSSTGFHGTSAFDPCCPGSASRPPAYVSQAAPGPSQQSVADSFSSAIVAQPQPQPPQLSSCRHYMHPSYGPLPRPLHHQSSSSCPHSHSNAPPPQQPPPQGDYVIPHPVLPFHTPLPSHGPGHSVPPALPPSLPSHHLPGSSAPLPQHLPPEHQALQHHLPVLGPNPVQRLHQHDILQRMEVQRRRMMQHPTRAHERPPPHPHRMHPNYGHGHHIHVPQTMSSHPRQADQRTTWELGIEAGVTVAPYPSGHLSSHLPHYHPPPRLHHFPFQLMHTGSMPEVTYPHIRYISSRMTFGRTYEDLLHLEERLGTVNRGASQGTIERCTYPHKYKKKVEERDTEEQLAPEAWASVGKNMHSTSNSRKLHGKEEEEECAEEDTEEKCTICLSILEEGEDVRRLPCMHLFHQLCVDQWLLTNKKCPICRVDIEAQLSSES from the exons ATGAAGAGTGAGATTCCCTCTGATGTACGACGTAAGCAGGACCCCCTGAAGGGGCCTCTGGCTAACCCTGAACCCATGGAGACGGCTAAGAGCTTCCCCGCTGAGATGGATGTGATTAGCAAGGTAGGAAGTGATTTCCCTTCTCCGCTATGTCCGGAGACCAGACATCGGCCTTCACGAGATGCTGGAGGTCGCAGAGACTGTGAAAGAGGGTTGACGGGACGCAAAAAGCGCAAGTTCCAGCAGCCTGGGCCATCGTATTGTTCTCTAAAGGAATCGCCAGTGAGTGAGGCAACCCTCACTCCTCCCCACCACAGGCCCATGCTGTTAGAGACACATAGTGAAGACGAGAGGATCCCAGAGTCCTCGCTGAGTGACTGTGCCTCTTCGCCCTCCTCCAGCCTTCGGTTTGGTGACTCGGACACTCTTAGCTCAGAGGAGGACGGTAGGCCGATGACGGTTAGACAACAGCAGCTCAAGGCTCCTGGTTCTGCCTCCACGGGCAGTGCAGGAGGTGGGACCGGCACGGCAGTAGGCATGCGGTCAATAGCTGCCCGGACTCGTGCCAGTAGGTCACATAAGTGGGCACGGCTTGAGCCAGAAAGCAATCATGTGAAACGTCCATGTCTCAGCTCACGGAGGCCATTGCACAGGAAGCGTTTTGTGAAAGGCGGGGCAGGAGGCGGGGCTCAGCGGACTCCAAAGCAGAAGGAGCGATTACTGCTGCAGAGGAAGAAGCGAGAGGTGATTGCACGGAAGAAGTATGCCCTCCTCCATAGTACCAGCAGCTCCAGTGAGGAGCTGACCTCTGACTCGTCCTCCCCTTCCTCCACTGAGGCAGAGGATGAGCTGTACGTGGATGTTAGCAGCAGTAGCAGCCAAGCCAGTACTGTGGCTGTGGCCTCAG GTGTCCTGGATGAGGATGTGGTTGTGATTGAAGCGACTCCTGCACCTGCAGTGCCTGCCAGCGAGGAGATCAACGTCACCTCCACGGACAGTGAAGTGGAGATCGTTACAGTTGGAGATGCCTTCAG GCTGCGCTCTGTGGGAAGCCATGGCAGGATGCACTGGGGTCCCAGCTGTTCCCAGAGCCGAGCTCAGGAGGGACGTGGCCGGCATCGCCTGTCTACCGTCATCCAGCCACTCAGACAGAGTGCTGGAGAGGTGGTGGACCTCACCGTGGACGAGGACG AATCGCCACGGGAGGGTCCTGGTCCCTCCAGTAGCTGCTCAGCGGCCGCCCCCGATAGCACACTGGCTGTTCAGAGCCACGGTGAAGTGCCAGGACCTAGCATCACCAACACCACTGCCACTGAAG ATGAGCGCAGAAGAAGCTTGTCTAGTGAGAATGGAGGTGTGGCGATGCCCAGGTTACCTTCTTGTTGCCCCCAGCACTCTCCTTGCAGCGGTCCGTCTTCAGGTCACCTCTCCATAGGCCACACCCACTCAGGGTGCATGCAGAGTGGGACGACACCGCAGTCTGGACCCCAGCATTCTGGCTCCCAGCACTCCCATGGTCACTCGCACCACTTCCACCATCACCACCACACCACCCCGGTCCCTCCTTCCATAACCTTCCCAGAGTCCAGCTGCCCTCTGGAGAGGCCCACTGCCATGCCTGCGCCCTGTGGAGGGGTGACCAGCAGCAACCAGTACCACGACCAG CAGACTCTGCCGGTGGATCTCAGTAGCAGTGCAGTGCGTAGCAGTGGATCCAGCAGTACAGGGTTTCACGGCACATCAGCCTTCGATCCCTGCTGTCCAGGCTCCGCCTCCCGGCCTCCTGCTTACGTTTCCCAGGCTGCACCTGGACCCAGCCAGCAGAGCGTGGCAGACTCCTTCAGCTCAGCCATAGTGGCCCAGCCTCAGCCCCAGCCTCCTCAGCTCTCTTCCTGCAGGCACTACATGCATCCTTCCT ACGGCCCTCTTCCACGCCCCTTGCACCACCAGTCCTCCTCTTCCTGTCCTCACTCCCACAGCAATGCCCCTCCCCCTCAACAGCCTCCTCCACAGGGGGACTATGTCATCCCTCACCCCGTCCTCCCCTTCCACACCCCACTGCCTTCTCACGGCCCGGGCCACTCGGTGCCCCCAGCTCTTCCACCCTCCCTGCCTTCCCATCATCTCCCAGGCTCCAGTGCCCCTCTGCCGCAGCATCTTCCCCCTGAACACCAGGCGCTGCAACACCACCTGCCCGTTCTTGGCCCAAACCCTGTCCAGAGGCTCCACCAGCATGACATATTGCAGAGGATGGAGGTTCAGAGACGCAGAATGATGCAGCACCCGAC GCGAGCACATGAGAGACCCCCACCGCATCCCCATCGAATGCACCCTAACTACGGTCACGGACATCACATTCACGTCCCTCAAACTATGTCATCGCATCCTCGGCAGGCTGACCAGAGGACCACATG GGAGCTGGGCATCGAGGCTGGTGTTACTGTAGCTCCCTACCCTTCAGGACACCTGTCCTCGCATCTGCCACACTATCACCCTCCACCCAGACTGCACCATTTCCCCTTCCAGCTGATG CACACTGGCTCAATGCCTGAGGTGACATATCCACATATTCGCTACATCTCCTCCAGAATGACCTTTGGCCGCACATATGAG GATCTGCTGCATTTAGAAGAGCGACTGGGGACTGTGAACCGAGgggcctctcagggaaccatagAGAGGTGCACCTATCCACACAAATACAAAAAG AAGGTGGAGGAGAGAGACACTGAGGAACAGTTAGCACCTGAAGCATGGGCATCTGTTGGGAAAAATATGCACTCAACCTCAAACTCG AGAAAGCTGCATGgtaaggaagaggaagaggagtgtGCGGAGGAAGACACAGAGGAGAAATGCACCATTTGTCTGTCTATACTGGAGGAAGGGGAGGATGTCAG GCGCCTTCCATGTATGCACCTCTTCCATCAACTGTGTGTGGACCAATGGCTCCTCACTAACAAGAAATGCCCCATCTGCAGAGTGGACATCGAGGCTCAGTTATCTTCAGAGAGTTGA
- the LOC128016966 gene encoding E3 ubiquitin-protein ligase Arkadia isoform X3, whose translation MKSEIPSDVRRKQDPLKGPLANPEPMETAKSFPAEMDVISKVGSDFPSPLCPETRHRPSRDAGGRRDCERGLTGRKKRKFQQPGPSYCSLKESPVSEATLTPPHHRPMLLETHSEDERIPESSLSDCASSPSSSLRFGDSDTLSSEEDGRPMTVRQQQLKAPGSASTGSAGGGTGTAVGMRSIAARTRASRSHKWARLEPESNHVKRPCLSSRRPLHRKRFVKGGAGGGAQRTPKQKERLLLQRKKREVIARKKYALLHSTSSSSEELTSDSSSPSSTEAEDELYVDVSSSSSQASTVAVASGVLDEDVVVIEATPAPAVPASEEINVTSTDSEVEIVTVGDAFRLRSVGSHGRMHWGPSCSQSRAQEGRGRHRLSTVIQPLRQSAGEVVDLTVDEDDLSVVPTTSDSTHPQLVSSSSSSSSHNACTSESPREGPGPSSSCSAAAPDSTLAVQSHGEVPGPSITNTTATEDERRRSLSSENGGVAMPRLPSCCPQHSPCSGPSSGHLSIGHTHSGCMQSGTTPQSGPQHSGSQHSHGHSHHFHHHHHTTPVPPSITFPESSCPLERPTAMPAPCGGVTSSNQYHDQQTLPVDLSSSAVRSSGSSSTGFHGTSAFDPCCPGSASRPPAYVSQAAPGPSQQSVADSFSSAIVAQPQPQPPQLSSCRHYMHPSYGPLPRPLHHQSSSSCPHSHSNAPPPQQPPPQGDYVIPHPVLPFHTPLPSHGPGHSVPPALPPSLPSHHLPGSSAPLPQHLPPEHQALQHHLPVLGPNPVQRLHQHDILQRMEVQRRRMMQHPTRAHERPPPHPHRMHPNYGHGHHIHVPQTMSSHPRQADQRTTWELGIEAGVTVAPYPSGHLSSHLPHYHPPPRLHHFPFQLMHTGSMPEVTYPHIRYISSRMTFGRTYEDLLHLEERLGTVNRGASQGTIERCTYPHKYKKRKLHGKEEEEECAEEDTEEKCTICLSILEEGEDVRRLPCMHLFHQLCVDQWLLTNKKCPICRVDIEAQLSSES comes from the exons ATGAAGAGTGAGATTCCCTCTGATGTACGACGTAAGCAGGACCCCCTGAAGGGGCCTCTGGCTAACCCTGAACCCATGGAGACGGCTAAGAGCTTCCCCGCTGAGATGGATGTGATTAGCAAGGTAGGAAGTGATTTCCCTTCTCCGCTATGTCCGGAGACCAGACATCGGCCTTCACGAGATGCTGGAGGTCGCAGAGACTGTGAAAGAGGGTTGACGGGACGCAAAAAGCGCAAGTTCCAGCAGCCTGGGCCATCGTATTGTTCTCTAAAGGAATCGCCAGTGAGTGAGGCAACCCTCACTCCTCCCCACCACAGGCCCATGCTGTTAGAGACACATAGTGAAGACGAGAGGATCCCAGAGTCCTCGCTGAGTGACTGTGCCTCTTCGCCCTCCTCCAGCCTTCGGTTTGGTGACTCGGACACTCTTAGCTCAGAGGAGGACGGTAGGCCGATGACGGTTAGACAACAGCAGCTCAAGGCTCCTGGTTCTGCCTCCACGGGCAGTGCAGGAGGTGGGACCGGCACGGCAGTAGGCATGCGGTCAATAGCTGCCCGGACTCGTGCCAGTAGGTCACATAAGTGGGCACGGCTTGAGCCAGAAAGCAATCATGTGAAACGTCCATGTCTCAGCTCACGGAGGCCATTGCACAGGAAGCGTTTTGTGAAAGGCGGGGCAGGAGGCGGGGCTCAGCGGACTCCAAAGCAGAAGGAGCGATTACTGCTGCAGAGGAAGAAGCGAGAGGTGATTGCACGGAAGAAGTATGCCCTCCTCCATAGTACCAGCAGCTCCAGTGAGGAGCTGACCTCTGACTCGTCCTCCCCTTCCTCCACTGAGGCAGAGGATGAGCTGTACGTGGATGTTAGCAGCAGTAGCAGCCAAGCCAGTACTGTGGCTGTGGCCTCAG GTGTCCTGGATGAGGATGTGGTTGTGATTGAAGCGACTCCTGCACCTGCAGTGCCTGCCAGCGAGGAGATCAACGTCACCTCCACGGACAGTGAAGTGGAGATCGTTACAGTTGGAGATGCCTTCAG GCTGCGCTCTGTGGGAAGCCATGGCAGGATGCACTGGGGTCCCAGCTGTTCCCAGAGCCGAGCTCAGGAGGGACGTGGCCGGCATCGCCTGTCTACCGTCATCCAGCCACTCAGACAGAGTGCTGGAGAGGTGGTGGACCTCACCGTGGACGAGGACG ATCTCTCAGTCGTGCCAACCACTTCTGACAGCACACACCCACAGCTGGTcagttcttcttcctcttcctcatcccataatgccTGTACCTCAGAATCGCCACGGGAGGGTCCTGGTCCCTCCAGTAGCTGCTCAGCGGCCGCCCCCGATAGCACACTGGCTGTTCAGAGCCACGGTGAAGTGCCAGGACCTAGCATCACCAACACCACTGCCACTGAAG ATGAGCGCAGAAGAAGCTTGTCTAGTGAGAATGGAGGTGTGGCGATGCCCAGGTTACCTTCTTGTTGCCCCCAGCACTCTCCTTGCAGCGGTCCGTCTTCAGGTCACCTCTCCATAGGCCACACCCACTCAGGGTGCATGCAGAGTGGGACGACACCGCAGTCTGGACCCCAGCATTCTGGCTCCCAGCACTCCCATGGTCACTCGCACCACTTCCACCATCACCACCACACCACCCCGGTCCCTCCTTCCATAACCTTCCCAGAGTCCAGCTGCCCTCTGGAGAGGCCCACTGCCATGCCTGCGCCCTGTGGAGGGGTGACCAGCAGCAACCAGTACCACGACCAG CAGACTCTGCCGGTGGATCTCAGTAGCAGTGCAGTGCGTAGCAGTGGATCCAGCAGTACAGGGTTTCACGGCACATCAGCCTTCGATCCCTGCTGTCCAGGCTCCGCCTCCCGGCCTCCTGCTTACGTTTCCCAGGCTGCACCTGGACCCAGCCAGCAGAGCGTGGCAGACTCCTTCAGCTCAGCCATAGTGGCCCAGCCTCAGCCCCAGCCTCCTCAGCTCTCTTCCTGCAGGCACTACATGCATCCTTCCT ACGGCCCTCTTCCACGCCCCTTGCACCACCAGTCCTCCTCTTCCTGTCCTCACTCCCACAGCAATGCCCCTCCCCCTCAACAGCCTCCTCCACAGGGGGACTATGTCATCCCTCACCCCGTCCTCCCCTTCCACACCCCACTGCCTTCTCACGGCCCGGGCCACTCGGTGCCCCCAGCTCTTCCACCCTCCCTGCCTTCCCATCATCTCCCAGGCTCCAGTGCCCCTCTGCCGCAGCATCTTCCCCCTGAACACCAGGCGCTGCAACACCACCTGCCCGTTCTTGGCCCAAACCCTGTCCAGAGGCTCCACCAGCATGACATATTGCAGAGGATGGAGGTTCAGAGACGCAGAATGATGCAGCACCCGAC GCGAGCACATGAGAGACCCCCACCGCATCCCCATCGAATGCACCCTAACTACGGTCACGGACATCACATTCACGTCCCTCAAACTATGTCATCGCATCCTCGGCAGGCTGACCAGAGGACCACATG GGAGCTGGGCATCGAGGCTGGTGTTACTGTAGCTCCCTACCCTTCAGGACACCTGTCCTCGCATCTGCCACACTATCACCCTCCACCCAGACTGCACCATTTCCCCTTCCAGCTGATG CACACTGGCTCAATGCCTGAGGTGACATATCCACATATTCGCTACATCTCCTCCAGAATGACCTTTGGCCGCACATATGAG GATCTGCTGCATTTAGAAGAGCGACTGGGGACTGTGAACCGAGgggcctctcagggaaccatagAGAGGTGCACCTATCCACACAAATACAAAAAG AGAAAGCTGCATGgtaaggaagaggaagaggagtgtGCGGAGGAAGACACAGAGGAGAAATGCACCATTTGTCTGTCTATACTGGAGGAAGGGGAGGATGTCAG GCGCCTTCCATGTATGCACCTCTTCCATCAACTGTGTGTGGACCAATGGCTCCTCACTAACAAGAAATGCCCCATCTGCAGAGTGGACATCGAGGCTCAGTTATCTTCAGAGAGTTGA
- the LOC128016966 gene encoding E3 ubiquitin-protein ligase Arkadia isoform X1 — translation MKSEIPSDVRRKQDPLKGPLANPEPMETAKSFPAEMDVISKVGSDFPSPLCPETRHRPSRDAGGRRDCERGLTGRKKRKFQQPGPSYCSLKESPVSEATLTPPHHRPMLLETHSEDERIPESSLSDCASSPSSSLRFGDSDTLSSEEDGRPMTVRQQQLKAPGSASTGSAGGGTGTAVGMRSIAARTRASRSHKWARLEPESNHVKRPCLSSRRPLHRKRFVKGGAGGGAQRTPKQKERLLLQRKKREVIARKKYALLHSTSSSSEELTSDSSSPSSTEAEDELYVDVSSSSSQASTVAVASGVLDEDVVVIEATPAPAVPASEEINVTSTDSEVEIVTVGDAFRLRSVGSHGRMHWGPSCSQSRAQEGRGRHRLSTVIQPLRQSAGEVVDLTVDEDDLSVVPTTSDSTHPQLVSSSSSSSSHNACTSESPREGPGPSSSCSAAAPDSTLAVQSHGEVPGPSITNTTATEDERRRSLSSENGGVAMPRLPSCCPQHSPCSGPSSGHLSIGHTHSGCMQSGTTPQSGPQHSGSQHSHGHSHHFHHHHHTTPVPPSITFPESSCPLERPTAMPAPCGGVTSSNQYHDQQTLPVDLSSSAVRSSGSSSTGFHGTSAFDPCCPGSASRPPAYVSQAAPGPSQQSVADSFSSAIVAQPQPQPPQLSSCRHYMHPSYGPLPRPLHHQSSSSCPHSHSNAPPPQQPPPQGDYVIPHPVLPFHTPLPSHGPGHSVPPALPPSLPSHHLPGSSAPLPQHLPPEHQALQHHLPVLGPNPVQRLHQHDILQRMEVQRRRMMQHPTRAHERPPPHPHRMHPNYGHGHHIHVPQTMSSHPRQADQRTTWELGIEAGVTVAPYPSGHLSSHLPHYHPPPRLHHFPFQLMHTGSMPEVTYPHIRYISSRMTFGRTYEDLLHLEERLGTVNRGASQGTIERCTYPHKYKKKVEERDTEEQLAPEAWASVGKNMHSTSNSRKLHGKEEEEECAEEDTEEKCTICLSILEEGEDVRRLPCMHLFHQLCVDQWLLTNKKCPICRVDIEAQLSSES, via the exons ATGAAGAGTGAGATTCCCTCTGATGTACGACGTAAGCAGGACCCCCTGAAGGGGCCTCTGGCTAACCCTGAACCCATGGAGACGGCTAAGAGCTTCCCCGCTGAGATGGATGTGATTAGCAAGGTAGGAAGTGATTTCCCTTCTCCGCTATGTCCGGAGACCAGACATCGGCCTTCACGAGATGCTGGAGGTCGCAGAGACTGTGAAAGAGGGTTGACGGGACGCAAAAAGCGCAAGTTCCAGCAGCCTGGGCCATCGTATTGTTCTCTAAAGGAATCGCCAGTGAGTGAGGCAACCCTCACTCCTCCCCACCACAGGCCCATGCTGTTAGAGACACATAGTGAAGACGAGAGGATCCCAGAGTCCTCGCTGAGTGACTGTGCCTCTTCGCCCTCCTCCAGCCTTCGGTTTGGTGACTCGGACACTCTTAGCTCAGAGGAGGACGGTAGGCCGATGACGGTTAGACAACAGCAGCTCAAGGCTCCTGGTTCTGCCTCCACGGGCAGTGCAGGAGGTGGGACCGGCACGGCAGTAGGCATGCGGTCAATAGCTGCCCGGACTCGTGCCAGTAGGTCACATAAGTGGGCACGGCTTGAGCCAGAAAGCAATCATGTGAAACGTCCATGTCTCAGCTCACGGAGGCCATTGCACAGGAAGCGTTTTGTGAAAGGCGGGGCAGGAGGCGGGGCTCAGCGGACTCCAAAGCAGAAGGAGCGATTACTGCTGCAGAGGAAGAAGCGAGAGGTGATTGCACGGAAGAAGTATGCCCTCCTCCATAGTACCAGCAGCTCCAGTGAGGAGCTGACCTCTGACTCGTCCTCCCCTTCCTCCACTGAGGCAGAGGATGAGCTGTACGTGGATGTTAGCAGCAGTAGCAGCCAAGCCAGTACTGTGGCTGTGGCCTCAG GTGTCCTGGATGAGGATGTGGTTGTGATTGAAGCGACTCCTGCACCTGCAGTGCCTGCCAGCGAGGAGATCAACGTCACCTCCACGGACAGTGAAGTGGAGATCGTTACAGTTGGAGATGCCTTCAG GCTGCGCTCTGTGGGAAGCCATGGCAGGATGCACTGGGGTCCCAGCTGTTCCCAGAGCCGAGCTCAGGAGGGACGTGGCCGGCATCGCCTGTCTACCGTCATCCAGCCACTCAGACAGAGTGCTGGAGAGGTGGTGGACCTCACCGTGGACGAGGACG ATCTCTCAGTCGTGCCAACCACTTCTGACAGCACACACCCACAGCTGGTcagttcttcttcctcttcctcatcccataatgccTGTACCTCAGAATCGCCACGGGAGGGTCCTGGTCCCTCCAGTAGCTGCTCAGCGGCCGCCCCCGATAGCACACTGGCTGTTCAGAGCCACGGTGAAGTGCCAGGACCTAGCATCACCAACACCACTGCCACTGAAG ATGAGCGCAGAAGAAGCTTGTCTAGTGAGAATGGAGGTGTGGCGATGCCCAGGTTACCTTCTTGTTGCCCCCAGCACTCTCCTTGCAGCGGTCCGTCTTCAGGTCACCTCTCCATAGGCCACACCCACTCAGGGTGCATGCAGAGTGGGACGACACCGCAGTCTGGACCCCAGCATTCTGGCTCCCAGCACTCCCATGGTCACTCGCACCACTTCCACCATCACCACCACACCACCCCGGTCCCTCCTTCCATAACCTTCCCAGAGTCCAGCTGCCCTCTGGAGAGGCCCACTGCCATGCCTGCGCCCTGTGGAGGGGTGACCAGCAGCAACCAGTACCACGACCAG CAGACTCTGCCGGTGGATCTCAGTAGCAGTGCAGTGCGTAGCAGTGGATCCAGCAGTACAGGGTTTCACGGCACATCAGCCTTCGATCCCTGCTGTCCAGGCTCCGCCTCCCGGCCTCCTGCTTACGTTTCCCAGGCTGCACCTGGACCCAGCCAGCAGAGCGTGGCAGACTCCTTCAGCTCAGCCATAGTGGCCCAGCCTCAGCCCCAGCCTCCTCAGCTCTCTTCCTGCAGGCACTACATGCATCCTTCCT ACGGCCCTCTTCCACGCCCCTTGCACCACCAGTCCTCCTCTTCCTGTCCTCACTCCCACAGCAATGCCCCTCCCCCTCAACAGCCTCCTCCACAGGGGGACTATGTCATCCCTCACCCCGTCCTCCCCTTCCACACCCCACTGCCTTCTCACGGCCCGGGCCACTCGGTGCCCCCAGCTCTTCCACCCTCCCTGCCTTCCCATCATCTCCCAGGCTCCAGTGCCCCTCTGCCGCAGCATCTTCCCCCTGAACACCAGGCGCTGCAACACCACCTGCCCGTTCTTGGCCCAAACCCTGTCCAGAGGCTCCACCAGCATGACATATTGCAGAGGATGGAGGTTCAGAGACGCAGAATGATGCAGCACCCGAC GCGAGCACATGAGAGACCCCCACCGCATCCCCATCGAATGCACCCTAACTACGGTCACGGACATCACATTCACGTCCCTCAAACTATGTCATCGCATCCTCGGCAGGCTGACCAGAGGACCACATG GGAGCTGGGCATCGAGGCTGGTGTTACTGTAGCTCCCTACCCTTCAGGACACCTGTCCTCGCATCTGCCACACTATCACCCTCCACCCAGACTGCACCATTTCCCCTTCCAGCTGATG CACACTGGCTCAATGCCTGAGGTGACATATCCACATATTCGCTACATCTCCTCCAGAATGACCTTTGGCCGCACATATGAG GATCTGCTGCATTTAGAAGAGCGACTGGGGACTGTGAACCGAGgggcctctcagggaaccatagAGAGGTGCACCTATCCACACAAATACAAAAAG AAGGTGGAGGAGAGAGACACTGAGGAACAGTTAGCACCTGAAGCATGGGCATCTGTTGGGAAAAATATGCACTCAACCTCAAACTCG AGAAAGCTGCATGgtaaggaagaggaagaggagtgtGCGGAGGAAGACACAGAGGAGAAATGCACCATTTGTCTGTCTATACTGGAGGAAGGGGAGGATGTCAG GCGCCTTCCATGTATGCACCTCTTCCATCAACTGTGTGTGGACCAATGGCTCCTCACTAACAAGAAATGCCCCATCTGCAGAGTGGACATCGAGGCTCAGTTATCTTCAGAGAGTTGA